GCCTCCGCATACGCCGCCGCTGCCGCCGACGAGCTCGAGACGCTCTCGCCCACCGCGCTCACGCTGACGCTCGAGTCGGTGCGCCGCGCCCGCACCCTGCCGCGCCTCGAAGACGCGCTCGAGCAGGAGTTCCGGCTCGTGTCGTGGTTCATGGAACAGCACGATCTGCGCGAGGGCATTCGCGCGCAGGTGATCGACAAGGACCGCTCGCCGAAGTGGCGTCCGGCGACCCTCGGCGAGGTCGATCGCGGGCTCGCGGCACGCGTGCTCGAGGAGCAGGTGCACGAGCCGGTCTGGCCGAGCTGACCCGCGCAAGCGCTGGGAGAACGTGTTCCACCGCGGCATCCGGCAGCCCAACCGCTAGCGTTGGACGGGTGAAGACCCACCATTTGCGCACACACCGGAGTGACGAGAACCTCGCTCGCGAGGGCCAGCTCGCCTGGCAGTTGGCCGGCGTCGCGGTCGATCCAGTCGAGCTCGACGACGGCGTCGTCGACATGGTCGTCAACCGGGTCATCGACAATGCTGCGGTCGCGGCGGCCTCCCTCGGGCGCGGGCCGGTGGTGTCGGCGCGGAGCCAGGCACTCGCCCACCCGGTTTCGATCGGGGGCGACGGCGCCACCGTCTTCGGCGCGGATGCCGCGCGCCGCACGTCTCCCGAGTGGGCGGCATGGGCGAACGGGGTCGCCGTGCGCGAGCTCGACTTCCACGACACGTTCCTCGCCGCCGAATACTCGCACCCCGGCGACAACATCCCGCCGATCGTCGCCGTCGCCCAGCACCTCGCCGCGAGCCGCGGGCTCAGCGGCCGTGACATCGTGCGGAGCATCGCCACCGGCTACGAGGTGCAGATCGACCTCGCGAAGGCGATCTCGCTGCACGAGCACAAGATCGACCACGTCGCGCACCTCGGTCCGTCGGCCGCCGCGGGCATCGGCACGCTCCTCGGCCTCGACCAGGAGACGATCTTCCAGGCGATCGGCCAGGCGCTGCACACCACCACGGCGACGCGCCAGTCCCGCAAGGGCGAGATCTCGACGTGGAAGGCGCACGCTCCAGCGTTCGCCGGAAAGATGGCCGTCGAAGCGGTCGATCGCGCGATGCGCGGGCAGACGAGCCCCGTGCCGATCTACGAGGGTGAAGACGGCGTGATCGCCTGGCTGCTCGGTGGCCCGGATGCCACGTACGAGGTGCCGCTGCCCGACGAGGGCGAGTCGAAGCGCGCCATCCTCGACTCGTACACGAAGGAGCACTCGGCGGAGTACCAGGCGCAAGCGTGGATCGACCTCGCGCGCAAGCTCCACGAGGAGTACCCGCTCATCCTCGACGACCCCGAACGCATCGAGTCGATCGTGCTGCACACCTCGCACCACACGCACTTCGTGATCGGCTCGGGAGCGAACGACCCGCAGAAGTACGACCCCGACGCCTCGCGCGAGACGCTCGACCACTCGATCCCCTACATCTTCGCGGTCGCCCTGCAGGACGGCGCATGGAACCACGCCGACTCCTACTCGCCCGAGCGGGCCCACCGCGCCGACACGGTCGAGCTGTGGAAGAAGGTCACGAGCGTCGAAGACGCCGAGTGGACGCGCCGCTACCACTCGCTCGACATGGCCGAGAAGGCGTTCGGCGGCCGGGTCGTCATCAAGCTCGCCGACGGCGGCGAGATCGTCGACGAGATCGCCGTCGCCGACGCGCACCCGCTGGGTGCCCGTCCGTTCGGTCGCGAGCAGTACGTGCAGAAGTTCCGCTCGCTCGCCGAGTGGGTGCTCGAGGAGGCAGAGATCGAGCGGTTCCTCGAGCTCGCGCAGCGCCTGCCCGAACTCGGCCCCGACGAACTCGGCGGCCTCACGATCACGGCGGCGCCCGGTGCGCTCGTCGGCATCGACATCCCGCAGGGCCTCTTCTAGCCCCGGCGGCCCCTTCGCCCGGCGCGGCTAGGGTGGATCGGAGGAGGCCCACCATGCTCTACGCCCAGACCCCGCCTGCCGAGAAGCGCCGGCTCTTCCGCGAACGGCTCGCGAGCGGCGAGGTCCTCCGGTTCCCGGGTGCGTTCAACCCGCTCTCCGCGCGGCTCATCGAGCAGAAGGGCTTCGAGGGCGTCTACATCTCGGGCGCCGTGCTCTCGGCCGACCTGGGGCTGCCCGACATCGGCCTCACGACGCTCACCGAGGTCGCGGGCCGGGGCAAGCAGATCGCCCGGATGACCGAACTGCCCGCGATCATCGACGCCGACACCGGGTTCGGCGAGCCGATGAACGTCGCTCGCACCGTGCAGGAGATGGAGGACGCGGGCCTCGCGGGCCTCCACATCGAAGACCAGGTCAACCCGAAGCGGTGCGGTCACCTCGACGGCAAGCAGGTCGTCGACGAGTCCACGGCCCTGCAGCGCATCCGTGCCGCCGTCGACGCCCGCCGCGACCCGAACTTCCTCATCATGGCGCGCACCGACATCCGTGCCGTCGATGGCCTTCCCGCCGCGGTCGACCGCGCGAAGAAGCTCGTCGATGCGGGCGCCGACGCGATCTTCCCCGAGGCGATGGCCTCGCTCGAGGAGTTCGCCGCGATCCGCGCCGCCGTCGACGTGCCGCTGCTCGCGAACATGACCGAGTTCGGCAAGAGCGACCTCTTCACGGTGCAGCAGCTGGCGGATGTCGGCATGAATCTCGTGATCTGGCCCGTGTCGCTGCTGCGGCTCGCGATGGGCGCCGCCGGGCGCGGACTCGACGAGCTCGAGGCATCCGGATCGCTGGGCGGCATGCTCGGCACCATGCAGCACCGCGCCGACCTCTACGAGCTCATCGACTACGAGGGCTACAACCGCTTCGACACCTCGATCTTCAACTTCCGCGTCGCTCGCTGACCGAGCAGGCGCGCGGCGGAGCGCGCCGTGGTCGTAGGCTGGGGGAGCGGTCGCGCCGCAGCGGCCGCATCGTCACGCGAGGAGCACGATGAGCGATCAGCAGGGGGCAGAGCCCGTCATCTACAAGGGCCTGGCTGGAGTGCCGGTCGACTACACGGCCGTGTCGATGGTCAACTCCGACACGAACTCGCTGCTCTACCGCGGGTACCCGGTGCAGGAGCTCGCGGCATCCGTCACCTTCGAAGAGGTCGCCTACCTGCTCTGGTACGGCGAGCTTCCCGATGACGAGCAGCTTGCCGCGTTCGAGGAGCTCGAGCGCTCGTACCGCGGCCTCGACCACGAGGTGAAGCGCATCATCGACGAGATCCCGCTCACGGCGCACCCGATGGACGTGGTGCGCACCGCCGTGAGCGTCATCGGCGCGAGCGACCCGAACACGCCCGACGAATCGCGCGAGGCCAGCCTCGACAAGTCGATCCGCCTGTTCGCGAAGCTCCCCTCGATCATCAGCTACGACCAGCGCCGCCGCCACGACCTCGAGTTCGTGGAACCCCGCGCCGACCTCGGCTATTCGGCGAACTTCCTCTGGCAGGCATTCGGCGAAGCTCCCGAGCTCGCGGTCGTCAACGCGTTCGACGTGTCGATGATCCTCTACGCCGAGCACTCCTTCAACGCCTCGACCTTCACGGCACGCGTCATCACGTCGACGCTCGCCGACCTGTACTCCGCGGTCACCGGTGCGATCGGCGCACTCAAGGGGGCGCTGCACGGCGGGGCGAACGAGGCGGTCATGCACGCATTCGGCGAGATCGGCACCGCCGACCGCACCGAGGCGTGGCTCGACGCCGCGCTCGCCGAGAAGCGCAAGATCATGGGCTTCGGGCACCGCGTCTACAAGAACGGCGACTCACGGGTGCCCACCATGCGCGACGCGATGGAGCGGATGCTCGAGCACTACGATCGCCGCGACCTGCTCGAGCTCTACGAGGCGCTCGAGAACGGCATGGCCGAGCGCAAGAACATCAAGCCGAACCTCGACTACCCCACCGGCCCGACCTACCACGTCATGGGCTTCGACACCGAGACGTTCACGCCGCTCTTCGTGGCGAGCCGCATCACGGGGTGGACGGCGCACATCATGGAGCAGGCGGCGTCGAACGCCCTCATCCGGCCGCTCTCCGTCTACAACGGCCCCGACGAACGGCACGTCCCGGCGAAGGGCTGAGCGGTGTCGCACATCTTCCTCGAGATGACGATGACGCTCGACGGCTTCACGGCCGCACCCGCGGTGAGCCTCGAGGATCCGCTCGGCGTGGGCGGCGAGCGCGTGCAGGAGTGGCTCGGTGGCAACTTCGTGGGCGCCTTCAGCGGCGGCGGCACCGAGGGGGCACCGGATGCCTCACCCGACGAGATCGACCGCAGCGTTGCCGCTCGCATGTTCGAATCGACCGGCGCGTTCGTGATCGGACGCCGCACGTTCGACGTCGGCGAGGGACCGTGGGGCGACGACCCGGTGTTCGAGGGTCGCCCGGTCTTCGTCGTGACGACCCGTGACCGCGAGCCGCTCGAGCGGGGCGGATCGCGCTACGAGTTCGTGACCGGCGGGGTCGCCGAGGCGGTGGCTCGGGCCGACGACGTGGCCAGCGCGGCATCCGTCTGCATCATGGGCGGAGCGGATGTCGCACGCCAGGCGCTCGCGCTCGGACTCGTCCACGAGGTGCGCCTCCACCTTGCGCCCGTGCTGCTGGGCGGCGGCTCGAGGCTGTTCCCCGATTCCTCTCCATACCGCATCGAGCTCGATCCGCTCGGGGTCCAGCAGGGTGCGCTCGCCACGCACTTGCGGTATCGGGTGCGTGCCGAGGTCGAACGGTAACTGCCAGCGGCGGTTACGACGGCTCTCGCGCGCCTGCGACGCCGGCGTTGAAGTCCTCGAGCACCCGGAGCGACGCCTTGACGGTCGCGGCGAGTATTGCTTCGCCCTTGGCGGCGGTTGCCGTGCTCGGGTCGCCGAACACGCCACTCTGCGAGAACGGGTGCAGTTGCATTGGGAGCGTACCGAAGTCGCTCGGGAACTCCGGGTACTCCGCGACATACCGCTCAGGCAGCACCTGTTCGGGCGCGATCGCGAGCATGATCGAGGTCTCGATCTCCTCGGCGTGGTTGAGGCCGGGCGCGGCGGGCGCGCTCTCGCGCAGCTCGTCGATGGCGGCATCCATGCCCGGGTAGTCGAGGGAAATGGCGGCGATCACGCCATCGGCGTTGAGGGCGCGCATCGCGGCGTGCAGCGGCATCCGGTTGCCCCAGTCGCCGTTGACGATGACGAAGCCGCGAGCACCGGATGCCGCGAGCGCACGTCCGAGGTCGACCGCGATCGCCGTCACCGTGGCCGGCGAGAGCGAGAGCGTGCCCGGGTAGCCCGCGTTGTTCCAGGTCTCCCCGTAGTGCACCGGCGGCAGGAGTACGGCGTCGAGGCGCTCGGCGAGGCGACGCGCCACCTCGGCGGCGGTGACCGTGTCGGTGCCGAGCGGCAGGTGCGGGCCGTGCTGCTCGAGCGCGCCGAACGGCAGGATCGCGAGGCCGGAGCCACCGGCACCGCCAGCGCCGCCGGCGAGGTGCGCCGCGACATCCGTCCACGACGCGTTCACGGCCTCGATCACGGCGCGTAGTCCTGGATCGCGCTGCCGTGGGACGTGTCGGTGAGCTCGGGGATGCGCCGGTTCAGCTCCTCGATGGCCGCGCTCACGTCGATCGTCGTGAGCCGCCCGTTCTCGACGACGACCCGGCCGTCGACGAGCACCGTGCGCACATCGCTCGACTTGACACTCAGGACGAGCGCTGCCGCGAGGTCGTGCATCGGCTGCATGTGGGGGCCCATGGTGTCCATGAGCACGATGTCGGCGCGGTATCCGGGGCGCAGCTGTCCGAGCCGGTCGCCCAGGCCGAACGCGTCGGCGCTCTGCCGCGTGGCGAGGTCGAGGGCATGTTGCGAGGTGAGCCACGTCGCGTCGCTGTGCACGTCCTTCTGCACGAGCGAGAGGAACCGCATGCTTTCGAGCACGTCGAGGGTGTTGTGCGAGGCGGGTCCGTCGGTGCCGACGCCCACGGTGATGCCGGCGTCGTGCAGCATCCGCACCGGGGTTCCGCCCGATTGGGCGTGCTTCAGGTAGACCTTGCTGCAGGATGCCACGGCCACTCGATCGGCGAATGGCACGAGCCACTGGAGGTCGTCTTCGATGATGCCGGCGCCGTGGGCGATGATCGCCCCGGTCTCGAGGATGCCCGTGTCGTGCAGCACCTGGATCGGTGTGACGCCGCGACGGCCGAGGCTCGACTCCGTCTGGGCGGGCGCCTCGGAGGCGTGGATGTGGGTGCGCACGCCGAGGCGGCGGGCGTGCTCGGCAGTCTGCTCGAGGTCGCCGTCGTCGACCGTGTAGGTGGCGTGCGGGCCCATCGCGGTCGTGATGCGACCGTCGGCGGTTCCGTTCCAGCGCTCGGCGAACTCGGCCGACCTGCGGATGCCCTTCTCGCCCTCCGAGGAGAAGAACGTCGAGGCGAGGAGGGCGCGTGCCCCGCTCGCCTCGACGGCTTCGGCGATGCGGTCGGTCGCGAAGTAGTGGTCGGCGAAGCTCGTCACGCCGGCGAGGAGCATCTCGCCGATCGCGAGCTGCGCGCCGAGGGCGACGTCACGATCGGTGAGGTTCACCTCCATCGGCCAGATGTGTTTGTTGAACCACTCGTTCGTCGGCACGTCTTCGGCCGAGCCGCGGAACATCGTCATCGGCGAGTGTGTGTGCGAGTTCATGAGGCCGGGGATCGCCACGTGTCCGCGCCCGTCGATCACGGTCGCGCCCGCGAGCGACGCCGGGTCGACCTCGCTCGTCGGCACGACCCAGGCGATCGCGCCGTCGGCGATGCCGATCGCGTGGTCGGGCAGGAAGACGGCGGTACCCCGCGCCTCGAGATCGTCTCGCGGCAGCGAGGGGTAGTCGGATGCAGGGCGGGTGGTGTGTGAGAGCACGGTCGCTCCCGTGATCACGGTGTCGATGCGGGTGGCGTCGATGGTGGCGGCGTCGGTCACGGCAGTTCCTCTCGGGCGAGCCAGCGGATGGTGCGGTCGAAGAGCATGCCGTAGCCGCTCCAGGTCAGGAAGGCGGGAGGCGCCCAGTGCGGCGCGAGGTCTGAGGTGAACGCGGCGGCGCGGCCCGCACGGTACTGGCCGACAGCGAGCAGCGGATGCCCCGCGCACGTCGCGAGGCCGAGGGCCGTCTCCTTCAGCTTCACCTCGTTGAGCCCGAGCAGGGCGGGCCACTCCGCGTCGAGGCCGTGCGTGATCGGATGCGCCGTGGCGACGCGGGGGACCATCCCCGACGGAAGCTCGACCCGGTCGTCGCGGTCGAGGACCGTGACCGGCAGTGCCTCTGCGAGCGGCGTGCGGCCCCAGCGGGCCTTGGCGTCGATGCCCGAGAACGTCATGTAGCCGCCGACCATGAAGAGTCCTCCGCCGCGCTCGGTGAAGGCGCGCAGCACCTCCGTGCGGTCGACGTCGGCGACCGACGCGGAAAAGGTCTGCGGCGGCAGTTGGAACGTGTTCGCACCGACATCCGAGATCACGACGACGTCGGCGAGCGATCGCAGCAGTTCGACCGTGGTGGGAATGCGCGTCGGCACCTCGTGTGCCGGCACGTGGGTGACCTCGTGCCCGTGCGCCTCGAGGGCCGTTACGAACTCCGAACCGCCGAGCGTGTACTCGGACGTCGTGAACGAGTCGAAGCCCTTCTGGTGGATGGAGTGGACGAACCAGGATTCGCCGATGAGCAGGACACGGGCCACAGGGCTCCTTCAGTTGGTGTGGGCTGGTGGGGCGGTGCTCTCGCGCACGACGAGCTCGACGGGGCAGCGCTCGAGCTCGCCGGGATCGCGGCCGGCGATCACCTCGAACAGCGTCGCGGTTGCGAGCCGGCCGATCTCGTCGATCGGCTGGCGCACGGTGGTGAGCGGCGGCGAGACCCGCTGCGCGAGCGGCACGTCGTCGAATCCGACGACCGAGAGGTCGCGCGGCACGACGAGGCCGTGATCGCGTGCGGCGTCGAGCACGCCGAACGCCGCGAGGTCGTTCGACGCGAAGATCGCGGTCGGGGCGCCGGCGCCCCCGCGCGCGAGCAGCTTCGCGGTGCGGTGGTAGGCGACCTCCTCGGAGAAGTCGGCGTCGACAACGAGGGCATCAGGG
The Agromyces albus DNA segment above includes these coding regions:
- a CDS encoding MmgE/PrpD family protein translates to MKTHHLRTHRSDENLAREGQLAWQLAGVAVDPVELDDGVVDMVVNRVIDNAAVAAASLGRGPVVSARSQALAHPVSIGGDGATVFGADAARRTSPEWAAWANGVAVRELDFHDTFLAAEYSHPGDNIPPIVAVAQHLAASRGLSGRDIVRSIATGYEVQIDLAKAISLHEHKIDHVAHLGPSAAAGIGTLLGLDQETIFQAIGQALHTTTATRQSRKGEISTWKAHAPAFAGKMAVEAVDRAMRGQTSPVPIYEGEDGVIAWLLGGPDATYEVPLPDEGESKRAILDSYTKEHSAEYQAQAWIDLARKLHEEYPLILDDPERIESIVLHTSHHTHFVIGSGANDPQKYDPDASRETLDHSIPYIFAVALQDGAWNHADSYSPERAHRADTVELWKKVTSVEDAEWTRRYHSLDMAEKAFGGRVVIKLADGGEIVDEIAVADAHPLGARPFGREQYVQKFRSLAEWVLEEAEIERFLELAQRLPELGPDELGGLTITAAPGALVGIDIPQGLF
- the prpB gene encoding methylisocitrate lyase, giving the protein MLYAQTPPAEKRRLFRERLASGEVLRFPGAFNPLSARLIEQKGFEGVYISGAVLSADLGLPDIGLTTLTEVAGRGKQIARMTELPAIIDADTGFGEPMNVARTVQEMEDAGLAGLHIEDQVNPKRCGHLDGKQVVDESTALQRIRAAVDARRDPNFLIMARTDIRAVDGLPAAVDRAKKLVDAGADAIFPEAMASLEEFAAIRAAVDVPLLANMTEFGKSDLFTVQQLADVGMNLVIWPVSLLRLAMGAAGRGLDELEASGSLGGMLGTMQHRADLYELIDYEGYNRFDTSIFNFRVAR
- a CDS encoding bifunctional 2-methylcitrate synthase/citrate synthase; protein product: MSDQQGAEPVIYKGLAGVPVDYTAVSMVNSDTNSLLYRGYPVQELAASVTFEEVAYLLWYGELPDDEQLAAFEELERSYRGLDHEVKRIIDEIPLTAHPMDVVRTAVSVIGASDPNTPDESREASLDKSIRLFAKLPSIISYDQRRRHDLEFVEPRADLGYSANFLWQAFGEAPELAVVNAFDVSMILYAEHSFNASTFTARVITSTLADLYSAVTGAIGALKGALHGGANEAVMHAFGEIGTADRTEAWLDAALAEKRKIMGFGHRVYKNGDSRVPTMRDAMERMLEHYDRRDLLELYEALENGMAERKNIKPNLDYPTGPTYHVMGFDTETFTPLFVASRITGWTAHIMEQAASNALIRPLSVYNGPDERHVPAKG
- a CDS encoding dihydrofolate reductase family protein — encoded protein: MSHIFLEMTMTLDGFTAAPAVSLEDPLGVGGERVQEWLGGNFVGAFSGGGTEGAPDASPDEIDRSVAARMFESTGAFVIGRRTFDVGEGPWGDDPVFEGRPVFVVTTRDREPLERGGSRYEFVTGGVAEAVARADDVASAASVCIMGGADVARQALALGLVHEVRLHLAPVLLGGGSRLFPDSSPYRIELDPLGVQQGALATHLRYRVRAEVER
- a CDS encoding creatininase family protein, whose product is MIEAVNASWTDVAAHLAGGAGGAGGSGLAILPFGALEQHGPHLPLGTDTVTAAEVARRLAERLDAVLLPPVHYGETWNNAGYPGTLSLSPATVTAIAVDLGRALAASGARGFVIVNGDWGNRMPLHAAMRALNADGVIAAISLDYPGMDAAIDELRESAPAAPGLNHAEEIETSIMLAIAPEQVLPERYVAEYPEFPSDFGTLPMQLHPFSQSGVFGDPSTATAAKGEAILAATVKASLRVLEDFNAGVAGAREPS
- a CDS encoding amidohydrolase, translating into MTDAATIDATRIDTVITGATVLSHTTRPASDYPSLPRDDLEARGTAVFLPDHAIGIADGAIAWVVPTSEVDPASLAGATVIDGRGHVAIPGLMNSHTHSPMTMFRGSAEDVPTNEWFNKHIWPMEVNLTDRDVALGAQLAIGEMLLAGVTSFADHYFATDRIAEAVEASGARALLASTFFSSEGEKGIRRSAEFAERWNGTADGRITTAMGPHATYTVDDGDLEQTAEHARRLGVRTHIHASEAPAQTESSLGRRGVTPIQVLHDTGILETGAIIAHGAGIIEDDLQWLVPFADRVAVASCSKVYLKHAQSGGTPVRMLHDAGITVGVGTDGPASHNTLDVLESMRFLSLVQKDVHSDATWLTSQHALDLATRQSADAFGLGDRLGQLRPGYRADIVLMDTMGPHMQPMHDLAAALVLSVKSSDVRTVLVDGRVVVENGRLTTIDVSAAIEELNRRIPELTDTSHGSAIQDYAP
- a CDS encoding glutamine amidotransferase, with the protein product MARVLLIGESWFVHSIHQKGFDSFTTSEYTLGGSEFVTALEAHGHEVTHVPAHEVPTRIPTTVELLRSLADVVVISDVGANTFQLPPQTFSASVADVDRTEVLRAFTERGGGLFMVGGYMTFSGIDAKARWGRTPLAEALPVTVLDRDDRVELPSGMVPRVATAHPITHGLDAEWPALLGLNEVKLKETALGLATCAGHPLLAVGQYRAGRAAAFTSDLAPHWAPPAFLTWSGYGMLFDRTIRWLAREELP